From a single Apium graveolens cultivar Ventura chromosome 2, ASM990537v1, whole genome shotgun sequence genomic region:
- the LOC141705918 gene encoding ubiquitin C-terminal hydrolase 12-like → MKLKLDDTNYGTLAGLIGWLRREYDHRLYAIYTLGVKNQLHKDQDVKYSIGKWFNPEPTVVTWEHIIDMKELYNQSKGFLVDDVLIVEAHIEWMFASKDIIVDGMKVGEEEN, encoded by the exons ATGAAGCTCAAATTGGATGATACTAATTACGGAACCTTGGCAGGGCTGATCGGATGGTTACGTAGGGAATATGATCATAGATTGTATGCAATCTATACCTTGGGCGTGAAGAACCAACTACACAAAGACCAAGACGTGAAGTACAGCA TTGGAAAGTGGTTCAATCCAGAACCAACAGTTGTAACTTGGGAGCACATAATTGACATGAAAGAGTTATATAATCAGTCCAAGGGCTTCCTGGTAGATGATGTCTTGATTGTCGAAGCACATATTGAATGGATGTTTGCTAGCAAAGACATTATTGTGGACGGAATGAAGGTGGGAGAAGAGGAAAATTAA
- the LOC141705919 gene encoding uncharacterized protein LOC141705919, with product MDEDENCCVPAVMVKRTFRDMPPADYTLKIEDFPLLLREMNEVMDNYQSGCFKAGGYRWRLSLYPFGDNRTRRNTNYMSIYLVLAEKINSPIDVIIKFFVYDHARERYLMVEDANKQVKKFDKARSVHGISEFILVTSFSDTSNGYLQDDISCVFGVELYFIKNRVSKTIVSLSNVNIPDDEEFFTWKLDNFSKWHNKVYYSHPFVAGERKWKLIIYPRWENKWLALGLVLDGTNSANSSSRGGFLNFRSLDRNGDHKLYATYTLVVKDQLNHRDIAREGSDYFSEVNTCRIRRKFLELSKLHDQFKGFLANDVLIVQIRVNAISFEHKCHEV from the exons ATGGACGAAGATGAAAATTGTTGCGTGCCTGCGGTTATGGTGAAAAGAACTTTTAGAGATATGCCTCCAGCAGACTATACCCTGAAGATCGAAGACTTTCCTCTATTATTAAGGGAGATGAATGAAGTCATGGACAACTATCAGTCAGGCTGTTTCAAAGCTGGTGGATACAGATG GAGGTTGTCATTATACCCGTTTGGCGATAACAGAACAAGAAGAAACACAAATTACATGTCTATATACTTGGTTTTGGCTGAAAAAATTAATTCTCCTATCGATGTTATTATTAAGTTCTTCGTGTATGACCACGCACGAGAGAGATACTTAATGGTAGAAG ATGCTAATAAGCAAGTGAAGAAATTCGACAAAGCGAGGAGTGTACATGGGATTTCGGAGttcatcttggtgacttcattTTCTGATACTTCCAATGGATATCTACAAGATGACATTAGCTGTGTGTTTGGTGTAGAGCTCTATTTTATAAAGAACCGTGTGAGCAAGACAATCGTAAGTCTGTCAAATGTTAATATACCAGATGACGAAGAATTTTTCACATGGAAACTTGATAATTTTTCCAAGTGGCACAACAAAGTCTATTACTCGCATCCCTTTGTAGCCGGAGAAAGAAAATG GAAGCTGATAATTTACCCAAGATGGGAGAACAAGTGGTTGGCTTTAGGCCTTGTATTGGACGGGACAAATAGCGCAAACAGCAGCAGCAGGGGTGGCTTCCTGAATTTCAGAAGTCTTGACAGGAATGGCGACCACAAATTGTATGCAACATACACGCTTGTTGTCAAAGACCAGTTAAATCACAGGGACATAGCCAGAGAAG GAAGCGACTATTTCAGTGAAGTAAATACTTGCAGGATCAGAAGAAAATTTCTGGAACTGAGTAAATTACATGACCAGTTCAAAGGTTTCTTAGCAAATGACGTTTTAATTGTTCAAATACGCGTGAATGCTATTTCTTTTGAGCACAAATGTCACGAAGTGTAG